A genome region from Hippopotamus amphibius kiboko isolate mHipAmp2 chromosome 1, mHipAmp2.hap2, whole genome shotgun sequence includes the following:
- the LAMTOR5 gene encoding ragulator complex protein LAMTOR5: MEATLEQHLEDTMKNPSIVGVLCTDSQGLNLGCRGTLSDEHAGVISVLAQQAAKLTSDPTDIPVVCLESDNGNIMIQKHDGITVAVHKMAS, translated from the exons ATGGAGGCGACCTTAGAGCAGCACTTGGAGGACAC AATGAAGAATCCATCCATTGTTGGAGTCCTATGCACAGATTCACAAGGACTCAATCTGGGCT GCCGGGGAACCCTATCAGATGAGCATGCTGGGGTTATATCTGTTCTAGCTCAGCAAGCAGCTAAGCTAACCTCAGACCCCACTGATATCCCTGTGGTTTGTCTAGAATCAGATAATGG GAACATTATGATCCAGAAACATGATGGCATCACAGTGGCAGTGCACAAAATGGCCTCTTGA